A window from Salvia miltiorrhiza cultivar Shanhuang (shh) chromosome 2, IMPLAD_Smil_shh, whole genome shotgun sequence encodes these proteins:
- the LOC131009416 gene encoding clathrin coat assembly protein AP180-like has protein sequence MPSKLKKAIAAVKDQTSISLAKVSSKDSSNLEVAVLKATSHEDVPVDEKYVYEVLRLVSSNKIHAAACARAIGKRIGRTRNWIVALKSLMLVLRIFQDGDPYFPREVLHAMKRGAKILNLSSFRDDSNSSPWDFTSFVRTFALYLDERLDCFLTGKLQRRQALEEGSSPSAAASSVFQRSRSRIISSTEPVRDMKPAMLLDKMSYWQRLMDRALATRPTGSARTNRLVHVALYAILKESFDLYKDISEGLSQILDSFFHLQYQNCVMAFQTCIKAVKQYEEISAFFSLCKSLGIGKMSEYPSVQAISEELIESLQEFLKDQSSFANKPVVVSQITAQALPPPVRTRSIRRDSYGALSDFSATTDGYSDEASEAGSQAGGASLEELIRAAGTWKSRGISIDLEAYSSFKPDDVFGVSDTGSSRSLPVTSSADLMSLDDWSSEDDGGDEDDQGRKRKEKLASLVSKNWETMLAEATSSAAATPLIDINTNTFCAFPETSPATQNLDLFEAAAASEAPQPELQTPVDQLYNPFLEDLTELAPAPTFQATPTFSAENPSVNSVEDDPFASWADFSGDQAGGGGGSDSVDQQNLQEQQQLWLQNQNKILAKNLS, from the coding sequence ATGCCAAGCAAGCTCAAGAAGGCCATTGCTGCCGTGAAAGACCAAACGAGCATCAGCCTCGCCAAGGTCTCGAGCAAGGACTCCTCGAATCTCGAGGTCGCGGTGCTGAAGGCCACGAGCCACGAGGATGTCCCCGTCGACGAGAAGTACGTCTACGAGGTCCTCCGGCTCGTGTCCTCCAACAAGATCCACGCGGCGGCCTGCGCGCGGGCCATCGGCAAGCGCATAGGCCGCACGCGCAACTGGATCGTCGCCCTGAAGTCCCTGATGCTGGTGCTCAGGATCTTCCAGGACGGCGACCCCTACTTCCCGCGGGAGGTCCTCCACGCGATGAAGCGCGGGGCCAAGATCCTCAACCTCTCGAGCTTCCGCGACGACTCCAACTCGAGCCCGTGGGACTTCACGTCCTTCGTCCGCACCTTCGCCCTCTACCTCGACGAGCGCCTCGACTGCTTCCTCACGGGGAAGCTCCAGCGCCGCCAGGCGCTGGAGGAGGGCTCCTCGCCCTCGGCTGCGGCTTCCTCGGTCTTCCAGAGGAGCCGAAGCCGGATCATCAGCTCCACCGAGCCCGTTCGGGACATGAAGCCGGCGATGCTCCTCGACAAGATGTCGTACTGGCAACGCCTGATGGATCGGGCGCTCGCCACGCGGCCCACGGGGTCCGCTCGAACGAACCGGCTCGTCCACGTGGCGCTCTACGCCATACTCAAAGAAAGCTTCGATCTTTACAAAGATATATCCGAGGGACTTTCCCAAATTCTTGATAGCTTCTTCCATTTGCAATACCAAAACTGTGTGATGGCATTTCAAACTTGCATCAAAGCTGTGAAGCAATATGAAGAAATCTCTGCTTTCTTCAGCCTTTGCAAAAGCTTAGGGATCGGAAAAATGTCCGAGTATCCGAGCGTGCAGGCGATCTCCGAGGAATTGATCGAATCTCTTCAAGAATTCTTGAAGGATCAATCATCCTTCGCAAACAAGCCGGTGGTGGTGAGCCAGATCACCGCACAGGCGCTGCCGCCGCCGGTGCGGACGAGGTCCATCCGGCGCGACAGCTACGGCGCGCTGTCGGACTTCTCGGCCACGACGGACGGCTACTCCGACGAGGCGTCCGAGGCCGGGTCCCAGGCCGGGGGCGCCTCGCTGGAGGAGCTGATCCGGGCGGCCGGGACGTGGAAGAGCCGCGGCATCTCCATCGATCTCGAGGCCTACTCGTCGTTCAAGCCCGACGACGTGTTCGGAGTGAGCGACACCGGCTCCAGCCGGTCGCTGCCGGTGACGAGCTCCGCCGACCTGATGTCGCTCGACGATTGGTCGTCGGAGGACGACGGCGGCGACGAAGACGATCAGGGTCGAAAGCGGAAGGAGAAATTGGCATCGTTGGTTTCGAAGAATTGGGAAACTATGCTAGCTGAAGCCACGTCATCGGCTGCGGCGACGCCTCTCATAGACATTAATACAAACACCTTCTGTGCATTCCCTGAAACCTCGCCGGCCACACAGAATCTGGACCTATtcgaggcggcggcggcgtctgAGGCGCCGCAGCCGGAATTGCAAACGCCGGTGGATCAGCTCTACAATCCGTTTCTAGAGGACTTAACGGAATTGGCGCCGGCGCCGACGTTTCAAGCGACGCCGACGTTTTCTGCGGAGAATCCGAGCGTTAATTCGGTTGAAGATGATCCTTTTGCTTCTTGGGCTGATTTTTCCGGCGATCAAgcgggcggcggcggtggcagcGACAGCGTGGATCAGCAGAATTTGCAGGAGCAGCAGCAGTTGTGGCTGCAAAATCAGAATAAGATTCTAGCGAAGAATTTGTCTTAG